The sequence below is a genomic window from Candidatus Neomarinimicrobiota bacterium.
TTCGGTAGGTCTGTAAGTGCCGGAGTTTACCTTTATCAGATCCGGGCGGGTGATTTCAGCCGCACGCGCAAAATGCTGCTGCTGAAATGACCTCCAGAACGATCGCTGCTTCCAGCACACGCTGATTGGATTCTTCACCCGAAACTTCGGGATTGATCCCCGCCAGCCGGGATCTTCGACATTTTACTCCTTTCTATATGCTGTTTTCGTTCTGTAAAGTGCCATGGTGATGAAGATTTTTTTTCACACCACCGGTCTAAAATCGGAGTAAATTAGAAAGTAGTTGATTAACAAACCTTGCACCGGAAAAAATAGTATCTGATCGAACTTTAGTCCAATCAAGGGGTGATACATGAAATCCACTCACGCAGTTTTCATCTTTATGCTATCATGGGTCTTTTGCCAGGAGACAGGCGAACGGATCACTTTTACCAGCGCCAACCCATTTTCATTTTTTGATATAATCACAGATTTGCCAGACCAGGAATCCCAGGAGGTTTACGGGATTTTGCGTTTTCCCCAGGGTGTGGAGCATCAAGATCTACCTTTGGTTCTTGGTGTTGCGGGGAGCCTGGGATGGAGTGAGCACCATTACGAATATATGTCCATGTACCGGGAGATGGGCATGGCTACCTTTGAACTTAAAAGTTTTGCCAGTCGCGGCGTCACATCCACCGTAGGGGAGCAGATATCCGTTACCACGGCCATGATGATTCTGGATGCCTACCGGGCTCTGGCGGTCCTGGCGGACGATCCTCGAATTGATAGCGGTCGTGTGGCCATCACAGGCTGGAGTTTAGGCGGTGGTGTTACACTGTTTTCCGCATGGCAACCGTTGAAACGTTCCATTACGGATGAGAACGGTTTTGCGGCCCATCTGGCTTTTTATCCGCCCTGTTTTGTCGTGCCGGAATTGTTGGATTTTACAGATGATCCGATCCATATTCTTATCGGTGAGCTGGATGACTGGACGCCGGCTGCCGCCTGTGAAGAACTGGTGTCGGTCATGGAGGCGAATGGCGCCCAGGTTGAGTTAACCGTATTTGCAGATTCCCACCACTCCTTCGACCGTGTCGGGCTGCCTGTCATTGATGAGCAAGGTTACTCCTTCACGGACTGCCGCTTTGCCATGCGTCAGGATGGAGCCGTACTAATGAATTTTATGGATATTCC
It includes:
- a CDS encoding dienelactone hydrolase family protein — its product is MKSTHAVFIFMLSWVFCQETGERITFTSANPFSFFDIITDLPDQESQEVYGILRFPQGVEHQDLPLVLGVAGSLGWSEHHYEYMSMYREMGMATFELKSFASRGVTSTVGEQISVTTAMMILDAYRALAVLADDPRIDSGRVAITGWSLGGGVTLFSAWQPLKRSITDENGFAAHLAFYPPCFVVPELLDFTDDPIHILIGELDDWTPAAACEELVSVMEANGAQVELTVFADSHHSFDRVGLPVIDEQGYSFTDCRFAMRQDGAVLMNFMDIPMTSSWRQKIGLALCAGRGPTYGGNPDSRAEALKIAKSFMARHLLDN